Part of the Zonotrichia albicollis isolate bZonAlb1 chromosome 2, bZonAlb1.hap1, whole genome shotgun sequence genome, CTCACCGCCGATCTGCCCTACACGGGCAAGAGACGCGATGATGTCCGCAATGGCTTCCGCCTTCCTCCCCACATGAAAGTGAAGAACTTGGAAGGAGCCTTTGAGGTTTGTAAAATGAGCCTGTCCTTTCATTCACTGCGCTGGCATGTACCACATGAGAGAAAAACCACTGGGTAACTGCTGCCCTGGCATTTGCTGTACGAGGGTGTATCTCCTcccctgctgcttctgcagcatcCTGGCTTGACCTCCTGCCGAACTGGGGTCTGTCTTCAAAATCCCCACACAGCTGCCTCAGAGACACTGATCTGCACCCCCATTGAAATTATTCTCCTCCAGAGACATGTGACATTTCTGGAGCTGATGAACATGTCTGTTGGCAAGTTTGATTAATTTGTTCTAGGACAAGGAAAGACACCAAGGGACCTGTGTATTGTTGCAGCCTGGATGagttttccttttgctgtttcatTGTGGCTGTAGGGAGATGACTGCTCTGAGTATGGACTGCCACCCAACAGCTTGGACCCTTCGGTCACCTGGAATGACATCTACTGGCTGCGGAGCCTGACACGCCTGCCCATCATCATCAAAGGCATCTTGACAAGAGAAgatgcagagctggcagtgaaACATGGAGTTCAGGGAATTATTGTGTCCAACCACGGTGGAAGGCAGCTGGATGAGGGACCTGCCACTGTAAGTGAGAAGGGATGAAAATGGATGtcccacattttccccatttACGGTCTGCACGTTTGCATTAACCTGGGTGTCTCTATGCCCAGGTTTGTGTGTACACTTCTGGTGGACTTGAGTTTGTCCAGTGGCCATGGATGTGTGCCGATATACTTTAGCTTTAAACTGGTGAGATCCATACCTTGGCATGGGGGCTATCCACTGAAGTATTTCCTCAGCTTCTTGGGAGGATTCTGTATGTACCACAGAACCCACTTAAGTGCAGATAAACTCCTGGCCTAAGTCAGGGAGAGTTCCTGCCTGTGCCTCCAAGAGCTGGTGCAGCACACTCAAACTCTTTGCGCACTGcagcaaaaagaaaactaaGCTCTGGAACCAAAATTGTACAAATGAGAGCATAATGTATTCTCATTGTTCACATCTGTCGAAACATGCAAAACAATGCAGCTAGATTTAGTGAGAGGTCTGCTTGCGTATTTACAGGCTCAAGTCTAAACGGGAATTTATTGACTTACACGAGCCAGAAAAAGGATAACTTATCTGGAGAAAAATTCCCCTGCTTTTAAATTTGTACAAAGAAATCATGCATTGTTTAGACATGTGTGTATTTCACTGGATTAATTTGGCTTCTGTCAGTTTTTCCAATTGCTCTTATTTTACAGTTCTGCATTGCACAGTATCTTACGAACTTtcttttcttggttttcttttgttaaatAAAAATAGGTACCAGGGAATTTCTTCTATTCTGCGTCACGGCTGACAATAAcgaataaaaaaaatttaataaactCAATGCTAAAGGCATAATAACAGAAATAGCATCCACATTAAACTGTTCTTCTACCTTAAAAGTTGTTTTACATACACAGACAAGGCAGTAGATACCTAGTTGGGCTCTGCTATTTTTCTAGTGCCAATCTTGGCTCTTGCTGAGTTAGTCCTAGAAAATTTCAGCATGAAGGTTCTCAGtttgaaattcagaaaaaaaaaacctaaaggAAGGCAAAAAGGTATAAAACACTGCAGAAAAGAGTCTTTTGGGTTTGCTCTGAAGGAGAGTTAATTATGTCCAGTGCCTTGTCCTGCCCCTGGCTGTACTGCCTTTGGGGCCAGAGCCAGCATCTCTGCGTGGTGCTGCCCTGCAATAACATCTGAGGCTTACTCCACGCTGAACTCTTCAGAAAAGACCTTAGGGAACCAGGAGACCTAACCTGGAGGAAATTATTGACTGTACTACATAGCAAATGAAGCCCTTCACAGATGCTTTAGAGGGAGACACTCAACAGGTGGTCACCAGGATTAAGCTGAAGTGTAAGCTTAGGTAGTTTGAGCAGTAGAAGtctgacatcagcctttcttgCAAACAGCTGTATTATTCATCATTGTCTCAAATGAAAGTAAAATACTGATGACAGTTATTCCCAttgaaatttatatttaaaatcttTCCTAAATCTATTGAAAATGTTGCTTTTCACTAATCAAAAGTGATAGCAAAGAATATCAGTATAAGCAAAGCACTGGAAAATGGCATTAAGTGTCTGGAAAGCAGAGCATGGAGCTGCATGTTTGTTATTccgcagctcctggtgctgcgcTATTTGTGATGCATTGTCACATTTCATTTCGAGAAGGTATCCCACTAAAGCACTGCATCCCTGCCTGTCTCTTTGGAATATGTcctccttctctgggaatcaacAGCTGCCCTCAAGGTGAGACTGGCTTCTTCTTGCAGATTGATGCTCTGGTTGAGGTTGTGGAGGCAGTACGAGGCAGAGTGGAAGTTTATGTCGATGGAGGAATACGAAAAGGCAGCGATGTGCTAAAAGCTCTGGCACTGGGGGCAAAATGCGTCTTTATTGGAAGACCAGCGTTGTGGGGCCTGGCTTACAAGGTGAGTAAGGAGCTCTGGGTCCATATGCCTGCTGCTCACACTCTCCAGCAGTCCTGCAACTGAAGTCACACAGTTGTCACTGGTggagaatatattttttaattttattttgctgaatTTGAAATGGAATCACCCCAAATTGAATGAAACCCTGACGCTTCCTCTGATTTAAAAATACCACTGAATTTGAcaatttcctgggattttgaaCAATGGGATTTTGAAGGTGATAGCATTGTTTTGTGGGACCTGATTTTTTGATGTTGCAGTTTGGGGCTAAGATACTTTAGGACTCAGTGCTTTTGAAAATTGGAGCTGGCTTATTTGCCAGAAAGATTAATCTGAcaattttatttgctttcagCAAATAGTTGGGAACAATACATGGTTTTGGTAGAACAGTTTCACAGCAGTGCTATGAATTCTTCAGAAATACATATGGAGCTCCATCCCATGGATGGCTGAAACATTTTGGACCAGGCTGAGCAAAACTGTATCCTGGAAAACTGTATCCACACTTTTCCACTGTGGCCTGGGTTTTCCACTTCTATTTCAGGTCCAGCTTTGCTTCTCCACTCCAGGCATATTTCTATGATCCAGAGTCATGAATTGGGCCTCTGATGCAGGAGATAAACATAATAtaatcaaaattaaaataatattattctaccagttgggggttttttgctaatttttttgctttttacacTCTGGATGGAGTCTTCCAAAACTTTTCTCTAGAAGAAAAGATACTTTTTTTGTGTGGTCTAGacacattttctttctcttaaatGGCACTCTTGTCCAGTGGTGTGATTGCTGTGGATTCCAGTAGCAAGGCTTTGATCAAGAAATTACCTGAATCCCCTGAAAAAACCTGTAAGAGTTGGCAGTACTGGTTTTAGGGCCAGTAAATATCAGCAAAGGGCCTAACATGAAAAAAGGTGTTCCTGTGAGTTGCCTGCACTTTCTCCACAATGGCAACAGAAATGAGatgagattttgggggattcAATTGTGCTTTGGTGTTGTATTCCATAGAGTATTCCTAAAGATGTATCTCAGTGGCATTACCAAAGTATATAACAGAGGAAGGGCATAAACAATGCTAACACTGACTGCACCCAAAGCATTCATTATTGCAagacataaaaagaaaattcaagagaaaaaaaaattaatccccCAGTATTTCATAGGAAGATCAAAATCTTCTATGCATTTTAATGGCTTTTGAGCTTCTTGGTGTCACTTACACAGAGGAAAACACATAGtctattatttttaaagattcAGTCTACTAATTGAGTGAACTACGGTTTCTGGAGTGGTAACATATATAAAACTCATTACTTTGTTAAAACCTGTCAGCATTGTAAGGCTTGACATTTTAAATAGGAAGCCATTGGTGGGGGAAAACTGAAAGCTAAAAAAAAGAACCAGCTACAAAATGtcagaagtgaaaaacagctttgttttctttccctgttcagatgtatcccaaaaggaaaagCATCTAAATTAATCTGTGATGAACTGAGCACATCCATCACATCATTTTAATCATTCATCTGCATGAGAGACTGGAATTGGCATGGATTTAAGGGACTATCCCAGCTCTCAGGGTGCAGGcatcctgcagcactgctctgtgccagggctccttTTACCCTGACTGCTGTCTCTGTTGGTGCAGGGTGAAGAAGGGCTTCAGGAAGTCTTGAGAATCCTTCAGGATGAGTTTCGCTTGTCTATGGCCTTAGCTGGTGCGTATTTTGTTTGTAATGGGTGTTACAGATGTTTCTGCATGCAAGCCTGTAAAATCAGGAGCGTGATGGATAGGTGACAAAAAGGGAATCCACAGGAGCTGTGATGGTTCTAGCTGCTATACTTGAGATTCTCTGCTTCCTGTGAAACCACTTGGCATTCCAGGTGTCACAGCAATGAAGTTTGCACTGAGGGAGTAGGTTAGAGCAGCTTTGTGACCCAAGTAAAGAGATGCAAAACTGTGAAGTACAGCCGAGCAAAACTTGGAATTTCTGTTCTGGGAATGATAGCATCAGTTTTTCAGTATTTAGTGTTTATCAAGGTGAAACGCAACTGATCTTTTTTCTGCATGAAGAGCTCATTAAAAATGGAGGCagaatttttctctgtgtgttagATAATACAGTCTGTAGGGGATTacacattttaaaagcttttgtgTCTCCTCCCTTTACTCTCACTCTGTTTTTCTCactcctgctcccagctgtggctgccctgttTGAGTCTCTCACCAAACAGCAAATTTGCAGAGCCCAGTGCAAGCTTCAGTTTTACTCTTGGACAAGAGGGTTATGGCACTGGAACAgggtccccagggcagtggtcaaagcagcaagcctgacagagttccagaagcatttggacaatgctctcaggcacagggtgttatccttggggtgtcctgtgcagggccaggagttggacaggatgatccttgtgggttccTTCCAGTGCAGGATATTCTATATATTATGATATGTAGAACTCAAGTGGACAGCAACACTGACTGGGAGACTGGAGCTGAAATCCCTCTGGCCACAGTGTGGTTTTATGGGTTACTTTTCCAATCAGTAAATattcctgggttttttccccagcagaCTTTTACAGTTCATGTAAAAAGGGCACAGGATTCAGCAAGAGCAGCAGGTTGGGATCCTTTTGCTGAGGCTGTGAAATTCATTGAATGATACAATcttttaggttggaaaagacatttttagatcatcaagtccaactgctGACCCAACACAGCCAATTCCACCATGAAACCATGTCCCTTAATGCCATATCTACGTGTCTTTTAAACACATTCAGAGctggtgactcaaccacttcctTGGCAGCCTATTCCAGTCCTTGATAACaacttctgtgaagaaattcttcctaatatccaatttaAACCTCGCCTGAGCAGAGGATTCAAGGTgcagcctcagcagtgccctgcacaGGCGACAATCACTGGCCtggtcctgctgcccacaccattgctgacacaggccaggatgccagtaccacacctgggtacacagctggctcatgttcagtcaGCTATCAATCAGCATCCCTATTCCACCCATATTTGTCCAAAATAAATGGCAATGCAAATCTTCACCTCTGGCCATTTGGTGCACAGCAACCCCTgtcttttctctgtgtttttctgcTGATTTTACTGGATCAGGTTGGAGCCTGCTCAGTTTgttataaaaacattttttttttcatggttcTGACTCTTCTTGTTGGGGGACTCCAGTGCTGAACCTGGAGGCTGATGATGCTGCTGAGGAGTGGAGATATTGAAGCACTAATCTATTTCAGCCTGGCTAGTACAAGACTGGGGTTCAGAGCAGGGGGGCTCCCAAGCTTCACCCACAGACCTTTCCCTCTCACCAGTGTTTCATTTAttgcaggctgtgccagtgtctcagaGATCGGCCAGCACCTGGTTCAGTTCTCAAGGCTGTGATCAGCCTCCTGCCATGCCCACCAAACAGAGACAGCTGAAGCTAAGGTCCCAGCCAGACTGAAGATGAAAAAGGAGGTGCAATAAGTATCTGATAAGGCCTTCTGGACACTTCTGAAGAGATTAGGAAAGGCTCTATGTTAGCAAAGGctgttctctgcttttattGAATGAA contains:
- the HAO2 gene encoding 2-Hydroxyacid oxidase 2 isoform X1 is translated as MSMVCLSDFEAYAKKYLPKIAWDYFAAGADDCSTRDENILAYKRIRFRPRMLRDVSMMDIRTKILGSEISFPVGIAPTGFHQLAWPDGEKSTARAARAMDTCYIASTYSTCSLEEISAAAPGGLRWFQLYIHRNRAASQQLVQRAEALGFQALILTADLPYTGKRRDDVRNGFRLPPHMKVKNLEGAFEGDDCSEYGLPPNSLDPSVTWNDIYWLRSLTRLPIIIKGILTREDAELAVKHGVQGIIVSNHGGRQLDEGPATIDALVEVVEAVRGRVEVYVDGGIRKGSDVLKALALGAKCVFIGRPALWGLAYKGEEGLQEVLRILQDEFRLSMALAGCASVSEIGQHLVQFSRL
- the HAO2 gene encoding 2-Hydroxyacid oxidase 2 isoform X2, with product MSMVCLSDFEAYAKKYLPKIAWDYFAAGADDCSTRDENILAYKRIRFRPRMLRDVSMMDIRTKILGSEISFPVGIAPTGFHQLAWPDGEKSTARAARAMDTCYIASTYSTCSLEEISAAAPGGLRWFQLYIHRNRAASQQLVQRAEALGFQALILTADLPYTGKRRDDVRNGFRLPPHMKVKNLEGAFEGDDCSEYGLPPNSLDPSVTWNDIYWLRSLTRLPIIIKGILTREDAELAVKHGVQGIIVSNHGGRQLDEGPATIDALVEVVEAVRGRVEVYVDGGIRKGSDVLKALALGAKCVFIGRPALWGLAYKGEEGLQEVLRILQDEFRLSMALAGWKRHF